In Patescibacteria group bacterium, the following proteins share a genomic window:
- a CDS encoding DUF3006 domain-containing protein, producing the protein MKNDLSNKKNNDAFESDNRPFIKGVVDCFENEQAVIQTDDKQKIIWPRENLPADIKEGMGIKLFLSTDAMEARGREEIVKDLLNQILKKST; encoded by the coding sequence ATGAAAAATGATCTTAGCAATAAAAAAAATAATGATGCTTTTGAATCAGACAATCGACCTTTTATTAAGGGTGTGGTTGATTGCTTTGAAAATGAGCAGGCGGTTATCCAAACCGATGATAAGCAAAAAATTATATGGCCGCGAGAAAACTTGCCTGCTGATATAAAAGAAGGAATGGGTATAAAGCTGTTTTTAAGTACGGATGCAATGGAGGCGCGAGGCAGAGAAGAAATAGTTAAAGATCTGCTTAATCAGATTTTAAAA
- a CDS encoding Hsp20/alpha crystallin family protein has protein sequence MPQANPSDIKRRKSFWKKLTGVESETEGYEQPQQPQQSQNTPEPQPVEIEDNIEPVGPVQAAPGPAEPPKSDEEGEEWMDEEYEGQLSVDVYQTANNIVIKSTIAGVKPEDIDISIQNDMITIRGQRQKEEKIKEDNYFYQECYWGGFSRSIILPVEVRTDKIDAALKDGVLTIIIPKARKSKSVIVKVKKGA, from the coding sequence ATGCCACAAGCTAATCCTAGTGACATAAAAAGGAGAAAATCTTTTTGGAAAAAACTAACGGGTGTTGAATCGGAAACAGAGGGGTACGAGCAACCACAACAACCACAACAGTCACAAAACACACCCGAGCCGCAGCCTGTGGAGATTGAAGATAACATAGAACCAGTAGGGCCGGTTCAAGCGGCTCCAGGGCCGGCCGAACCCCCGAAGAGCGACGAGGAAGGAGAAGAGTGGATGGATGAAGAATATGAAGGCCAGCTTTCTGTTGATGTTTATCAGACCGCTAATAATATTGTTATTAAATCAACCATTGCCGGAGTCAAGCCAGAGGACATAGACATCTCCATCCAAAATGACATGATTACAATTCGCGGTCAGCGCCAAAAAGAAGAAAAAATCAAAGAAGATAACTATTTTTACCAAGAGTGCTACTGGGGCGGCTTCTCCCGTTCAATTATTTTACCAGTAGAAGTAAGGACAGATAAAATTGATGCTGCCCTAAAGGATGGAGTTTTGACTATTATAATACCAAAAGCCAGAAAATCAAAATCTGTTATTGTTAAAGTTAAGAAGGGAGCTTAG
- a CDS encoding nucleotidyl transferase AbiEii/AbiGii toxin family protein, with protein MAAKTILTNNQRKILEIISQDNSLTENFYLTGGTALAEFYLGHRLSEDLDFFSEKEFDSSTIAVFWQKHQKSLGIKKVAYEQSFNRQLFFLKLKNETIKTEFTYFPFPRVEKKKKINKLDIDSLTDIAVNKIFTIYQKPRARDFVDLYFICSKQGWNIDDLARTAKSKFDWHIDPLLLGSQFLQATTVKDFPRMIIKTANKDWQDFFKKQAEMIGKTKVMKD; from the coding sequence ATGGCCGCAAAAACAATCTTAACTAACAATCAAAGAAAAATTTTAGAAATAATCAGTCAAGATAATTCTTTGACTGAAAATTTTTATTTAACTGGCGGCACCGCACTGGCCGAATTTTATTTAGGCCACCGCTTATCAGAAGATTTAGACTTTTTTAGCGAAAAAGAATTTGATTCGTCTACTATCGCTGTATTTTGGCAAAAGCATCAGAAATCGTTGGGCATTAAAAAAGTCGCTTATGAACAAAGTTTTAATCGCCAGCTTTTTTTTCTAAAATTAAAAAACGAGACAATAAAAACAGAGTTCACTTATTTTCCCTTCCCTCGCGTTGAGAAAAAAAAGAAAATTAACAAATTAGACATTGACAGCTTAACAGACATTGCGGTTAATAAAATTTTTACGATTTATCAAAAGCCGCGAGCGCGTGATTTTGTTGACTTGTATTTTATCTGTTCTAAACAAGGATGGAATATTGATGATTTGGCAAGAACGGCTAAAAGCAAATTTGATTGGCATATTGATCCTCTACTTCTAGGCTCGCAATTTTTGCAGGCAACAACTGTGAAAGATTTTCCGCGAATGATAATTAAAACAGCCAATAAGGATTGGCAAGATTTTTTTAAAAAACAAGCGGAGATGATTGGTAAGACAAAAGTCATGAAAGATTAA